One region of Quercus lobata isolate SW786 chromosome 2, ValleyOak3.0 Primary Assembly, whole genome shotgun sequence genomic DNA includes:
- the LOC115974083 gene encoding cytochrome P450 81Q32-like: MEDPYWFSFALIIIFSIFLKLFIKNKKSATTIKKNLPPSPPSLPFIGHLHLFKQPIQRSLQTLSQNYGNILLLRCGSRTVLLVSSPSGAEDCFTTNDVVFANRPRSLANDHFTYNYSVVSVAPYGDLWRNLRRILTLEILSSSRINAFSSVRQEEVKLLRKKLMQSCGKATRKIDLKSKFVELSFNAMTMMIAGKRYFGEDVEDEEEAKRIRGVIRELVDLCAATNMGDFLPFLQWMDLLRVEKKMVGLMKKMDRFLQELVDENRGAGREAEVKKLMIHNLLKLRETEPEFYTDEIIKGIIMVLLVAGIDTSSTTLEWAMSLLLNHPTAMERVRAEIDANVGQGHLLDEQDLPKLHYLQNVISETLRLYPPVPLLVPREASEDCVVGNYDVPQGAMLLVNAWAIHRDPKVWVNPTKFMPERFEGWSGEGYSLIPFGAGRRGCPGVALANRVIGLALGTLIQSFEWERIGEEEVDMTEYLGLTMLKAKPLEAMCKVREPMPQHSPVDAII; encoded by the exons atggaagATCCCTACTGGTTTAGCTTTGCTCTGATaattattttctccatttttctcAAGCTCTTCataaaaaacaagaaatcagCAACAACAATCAAGAAGAACCTACCTCCAAGCCCACCATCTCTCCCTTTTATTGGTCACCTTCATCTTTTCAAACAACCAATCCAGCGATCTCTACAAACTCTTTCACAAAACTACGGCAACATCTTACTCCTCCGATGTGGTTCCCGTACAGTCCTCTTAGTCTCTTCCCCTTCTGGCGCCGAAGACTGTTTCACCACAAACGACGTCGTCTTCGCCAACCGTCCGCGCTCGCTTGCCAACGATCACTTCACCTACAACTACTCCGTTGTATCTGTAGCTCCCTATGGTGATCTTTGGCGCAACCTTCGCCGTATCTTGACGCTTGAGATACTCTCTTCCTCTCGTATCAACGCGTTTTCGAGTGTTAGACAAGAAGAGGTCAAGTTACTACGTAAAAAGCTCATGCAAAGTTGTGGGAAAGCCACGAGAAAGATTGATTTGAAGTCTAAGTTTGTGGAGCTTTCTTTCAATGCCATGACAATGATGATAGCTGGGAAGAGGTATTTTGGAGAGGATgtggaagatgaagaggaagCAAAGAGAATTCGTGGTGTTATTAGGGAATTGGTGGATTTGTGTGCAGCAACAAATATGGGagattttttaccttttttgcAGTGGATGGATTTGCTGCGTGTGGAGAAGAAGATGGTGGGGTTGATGAAAAAGATGGATAGGTTTTTGCAGGAACTGGTTGATGAAAATCGTGGAGCTGGAAGGGAGGCAGAGGTGAAGAAATTGATGATACATAACTTGTTGAAGTTGAGAGAAACAGAGCCAGAGTTTTACACGGACGAAATCATCAAGGGAATTATTATG GTGCTGCTAGTAGCAGGGATTGATACTTCATCAACTACCTTAGAATGGGCTATGTCACTATTGCTCAACCATCCAACTGCAATGGAAAGGGTCCGAGCTGAAATAGATGCTAATGTGGGACAAGGCCACCTTTTGGATGAACAAGACTTGCCAAAGCTACATTACCTACAAAATGTAATTAGTGAGACACTCCGTTTGTACCCACCTGTTCCTCTTCTTGTGCCACGTGAAGCATCTGAAGATTGTGTAGTAGGCAATTATGATGTGCCTCAAGGAGCAATGTTACTAGTCAATGCTTGGGCCATTCATAGAGACCCTAAGGTTTGGGTGAACCCAACAAAGTTTATGCCAGAGAGGTTTGAAGGGTGGAGTGGTGAGGGGTATAGCCTAATTCCATTTGGTGCTGGAAGGAGAGGATGTCCTGGGGTTGCATTAGCCAATCGGGTGATTGGATTGGCATTGGGGACTTTGATTCAATCATTTGAATGGGAAAGAATTGGTGAAGAGGAGGTTGACATGACTGAATATTTGGGCCTCACCATGCTCAAGGCCAAGCCTTTGGAGGCAATGTGCAAAGTAAGGGAACCAATGCCTCAGCATTCTCCGGTGGATGCCATCATCTAA
- the LOC115975102 gene encoding cytochrome P450 81Q32-like has translation MEGSPWFNFALLFVFLLVVSKFVFKRHANPRNLPPSPPALPIIGHLHLLKEPLHRTLHELSEKYGHILFLRCGTRKVLVISSPSAVEECFTKKDIIFANRPRTLAGKHLNYNYKTIGFSSYGDHWRNLRRLTTLELFSTSRLAIFTSVRQDEVRLLVKQLFQDSSREKPTKVELRPKLLELNFNIMLRTIAGKRYYGKEVVDQEAKQFQIIMKEVTELLGSSNLNDFLPVLQWVDFQGLEKRMVILKKKMDRFFQNLVVEHKRIRGSASSQSVNEVTKMTLIDVMLSLQEIEPEFYTDEVIKSVILATLLAGTETSSTTMEWALSLLLKHPETMHKAWAEINTNVGQARFLDESDLTKLNYLQNVIDETLRLFPPAPLLIPHESSEECTVSGFHVEQGTMLLVNLWTIHRDPKLWVEPERFRPERFEGVEAEGYHYQLLPFGVGRRACPGAALGRRVVGLALGALIQCFEWDKIGESEINMLEEAGIVIPRAEPLEALCKPRQTMINLLYDL, from the exons ATGGAAGGATCTCCCTGGTTTAATTTTGCACTTTTATTCGTCTTCTTACTTGTAGTATCAAAGTTTGTCTTCAAAAGACATGCAAACCCAAGAAACCTCCCTCCAAGCCCACCTGCCCTACCTATTATAGGTCATCTCCATCTGCTTAAAGAACCCCTTCACCGAACTCTGCATGAACTCTCTGAGAAATATGGCCACATCTTATTTCTCCGATGTGGGACGCGTAAAGTCCTTGTAATCTCATCACCTTCAGCCGTAGAAGAATGCTTCACAAAGAAAGACATCATCTTTGCAAACCGCCCTCGAACGCTAGCCGGGAAACACCTTAATTACAACTACAAAACAATAGGGTTCTCCTCCTACGGTGACCACTGGCGAAACCTCAGGCGCCTCACAACCCTGGAGCTCTTCTCTACTAGCCGCCTCGCCATTTTTACCAGCGTTCGCCAAGACGAGGTTAGACTATTGGTGAAGCAACTGTTTCAAGACTCCTCTAGAGAGAAACCAACAAAGGTTGAGCTGAGACCAAAGCTTTTGGAGCTTAATTTCAATATCATGCTGAGGACAATTGCTGGGAAGCGATATTATGGGAAGGAAGTGGTGGACCAAGAAGCCAAGCAGTTTCAGATTATCATGAAGGAGGTGACAGAGCTTCTAGGGAGTtcaaatttaaatgattttttgcCAGTGTTACAATGGGTGGATTTTCAAGGGTTGGAGAAGAGGATGGTgattttaaagaagaaaatggacAGGTTCTTCCAAAATCTCGTTGTTGAGCACAAGCGAATAAGAGGTAGTGCTTCTAGTCAAAGTGTTAATGAAGTGAcaaagatgacattaattgATGTTATGTTATCACTGCAAGAGATAGAACCAGAATTCTACACCGACGAAGTTATCAAAAGTGTTATACTG GCAACGCTACTTGCTGGGACTGAAACTTCATCAACAACCATGGAATGGGCACTCTCACTTCTTCTTAAGCATCCAGAAACAATGCACAAGGCTTGGGCTGAGATAAACACAAATGTTGGACAAGCCCGCTTTTTGGATGAATCAGACTTAACAAAGCTGAACTACCTACAAAATGTGATTGACGAGACTCTTAGGCTATTCCCACCAGCCCCACTTCTTATACCACATGAATCATCTGAAGAATGCACTGTTAGTGGTTTTCATGTGGAACAAGGCACAATGTTACTAGTCAACTTGTGGACCATTCACAGAGACCCTAAGCTGTGGGTTGAACCAGAAAGGTTTAGGCCAGAGAGATTTGAAGGTGTAGAGGCTGAAGGGTATCACTATCAACTACTTCCATTTGGTGTAGGAAGGAGAGCTTGTCCTGGAGCTGCTCTAGGTAGACGAGTTGTAGGGTTGGCATTAGGAGCACTGATTCAGTGTTTCGAGTGGGACAAGATTGGTGAGAGTGAAATCAACATGTTGGAGGAAGCAGGGATTGTCATACCCAGAGCTGAGCCATTGGAAGCTCTGTGCAAACCACGCCAAACTATGATCAACCTCCTCTATGATTTGTGA